The following coding sequences lie in one Thalassoglobus polymorphus genomic window:
- a CDS encoding FAD-dependent oxidoreductase, with protein MAFSIYSSCETSVHAAEKEYDVVVYGGTAAGIVTAVQVRRMGGTVLVIEPTNRIGGLTTGGLGQTDIGNKAAIGGVSREFYQRIKTYYTKDSSWNLQSAESYRSAGQSRSSQNEDTMWTFEPSAALDVLNDFVKEYEIPVLYQERLDRTGNSGVGKIGQGVDIQEGRIRSLTTESGKTIRGKIFIDATYEGDLLAVAGVDYTVGREANSLYGETYNGVQVRHSRHHQFQKGVDPYIKKGDPGSGLLPGIDPTGPGAEDSGDHRVQAYCFRMCLTNHEPNRIPFAKPSDYDPLMYEALFRNFEAGERAAPLTFSPMPNYKTDSNNNHGFSTDFIGQNYDYPEASYEEREQIVARHLSYQQGLMWSLANHPRVPEHLRKQLSQWGTCKDEFDRKDGWQQQLYIREARRMIGEMVMTQHHCQGREVVKRPVSLAAYTMDSHNVQRYVTEDGFLRNEGDVQIGGFSPYPIDYGSIIPKKAECENLLVPVCLSASHIAFGSIRMEPVFMVLGQSSATAAMHAIQEDVAVQDINFEKLRARLIADKQVLEWTGPKRDPAKSISLKSLKGLVIDDDKADLVGFTGFSQSAGPFVDAGYRHDGNIDKGGQVAKFNFKISKPGKYAVRIGYTANGNRATNVPIQVTSPQKTVERFTLNQKQKPQEAAFTNVATLTFEAGTATVEISNKETNGYVVIDAVQLLPAE; from the coding sequence ATGGCTTTTTCGATTTACAGCAGCTGCGAAACTTCGGTTCACGCTGCCGAGAAAGAGTACGACGTTGTTGTGTATGGAGGGACGGCTGCCGGAATTGTGACAGCTGTTCAGGTTCGCCGAATGGGCGGGACTGTTCTTGTCATCGAACCGACCAATCGCATCGGCGGGCTGACCACCGGAGGGCTGGGACAAACAGACATCGGAAACAAAGCTGCGATTGGCGGAGTTTCTCGCGAGTTCTACCAGCGTATTAAAACTTATTACACGAAGGACTCCAGTTGGAACTTGCAGTCAGCTGAGTCCTATCGCAGTGCTGGTCAATCTCGTTCAAGTCAAAACGAGGATACCATGTGGACGTTCGAGCCGAGTGCGGCATTGGATGTTCTCAACGATTTCGTGAAGGAGTACGAGATCCCCGTGCTCTATCAAGAACGTCTCGACCGTACCGGGAACTCGGGTGTTGGAAAAATCGGACAAGGTGTCGATATCCAAGAAGGGCGAATTCGCTCGCTGACCACCGAAAGTGGAAAGACGATTCGCGGAAAGATCTTCATTGATGCAACTTACGAAGGTGATCTTCTCGCAGTTGCGGGCGTCGATTATACGGTCGGTCGAGAAGCGAACTCGCTGTACGGGGAAACCTATAACGGTGTGCAGGTTCGACATTCACGACATCATCAGTTTCAGAAAGGTGTCGACCCATATATCAAGAAAGGTGATCCAGGCAGCGGACTCTTGCCGGGGATCGATCCAACTGGCCCAGGCGCTGAAGACTCTGGGGACCATCGCGTACAGGCATATTGTTTTCGCATGTGCCTGACCAATCACGAGCCGAACAGAATTCCGTTTGCGAAGCCGAGCGATTACGACCCGCTGATGTATGAGGCGCTGTTCCGTAACTTCGAAGCAGGGGAGCGAGCAGCCCCGCTGACGTTTTCTCCAATGCCGAATTACAAAACCGACTCCAATAACAATCATGGTTTCTCGACGGACTTCATCGGACAGAACTACGACTACCCCGAAGCTTCTTATGAAGAGCGAGAGCAAATTGTTGCCCGGCATCTTTCTTATCAACAGGGGCTCATGTGGTCGTTGGCGAATCATCCACGGGTTCCAGAACATCTCCGCAAGCAACTCAGCCAGTGGGGAACATGCAAGGATGAGTTCGACCGCAAAGATGGATGGCAGCAGCAACTTTACATTCGTGAAGCACGACGGATGATCGGTGAAATGGTGATGACGCAACACCATTGTCAGGGTCGTGAAGTTGTGAAACGTCCGGTCAGCCTCGCTGCTTACACGATGGATTCTCACAATGTGCAACGATATGTCACTGAGGATGGATTCCTCCGTAATGAAGGAGATGTCCAGATTGGTGGCTTCTCTCCGTACCCGATTGATTATGGTTCGATCATTCCGAAGAAAGCTGAGTGCGAAAACCTCCTTGTTCCGGTCTGTTTGAGTGCTTCACACATTGCTTTCGGATCGATTCGGATGGAACCGGTCTTTATGGTGTTGGGGCAATCATCAGCGACCGCAGCGATGCACGCGATTCAGGAAGATGTCGCGGTTCAAGACATCAATTTTGAGAAACTTCGAGCACGACTCATCGCCGACAAACAGGTTCTGGAGTGGACAGGGCCGAAACGTGATCCAGCGAAGTCGATTTCGTTGAAGTCGTTGAAAGGTCTTGTGATCGATGATGACAAGGCAGACTTGGTCGGGTTCACCGGTTTCAGCCAATCAGCCGGGCCGTTCGTCGATGCTGGATACCGTCACGATGGCAACATCGATAAAGGTGGACAGGTTGCGAAGTTCAACTTCAAGATTAGCAAGCCCGGGAAATACGCCGTTCGAATCGGCTATACTGCCAACGGAAACCGCGCAACCAATGTCCCGATTCAGGTCACCTCGCCTCAGAAAACGGTCGAGCGTTTCACTCTGAATCAAAAGCAAAAGCCACAGGAAGCTGCCTTCACAAATGTCGCGACACTCACATTTGAGGCAGGCACGGCAACTGTCGAGATCAGCAATAAAGAGACCAATGGCTATGTGGTGATCGATGCAGTGCAATTGCTGCCTGCGGAGTGA
- a CDS encoding nitroreductase family protein: MPNLNHHLISDVIRSRRTINQFAPEPVPTEIVLEGLELAIWAPNHKLTQPWRFYLLGKETSQRIVNLNAEMVQESKGQEAAQKKRERWSTIPGWLVVTSQRSDDAIRDKEDYASVCCAIQNLSLFLWDAGIGMKWTTGPVTRSDEIYEILNLDRKQEEIVGVMWYGYPAETPQMKRRPASEFVTQLP, encoded by the coding sequence ATGCCAAATCTGAATCATCATTTGATTTCCGATGTGATCCGTTCGCGACGAACGATCAATCAATTCGCTCCAGAACCTGTCCCGACTGAAATTGTATTAGAAGGTCTCGAACTGGCAATCTGGGCTCCGAATCACAAGCTGACTCAGCCGTGGAGATTCTATCTACTTGGTAAAGAAACTTCGCAGAGAATCGTAAACCTCAATGCTGAGATGGTTCAGGAATCAAAAGGACAAGAAGCTGCCCAGAAGAAACGTGAAAGGTGGTCCACCATCCCCGGTTGGCTCGTCGTAACATCTCAACGATCTGATGACGCGATACGCGACAAAGAAGACTACGCTTCCGTTTGCTGCGCCATTCAAAACTTGTCACTCTTTTTATGGGATGCCGGGATTGGCATGAAATGGACAACCGGCCCGGTCACCCGTAGCGATGAGATTTATGAAATTCTCAATCTGGACCGTAAACAGGAAGAGATCGTTGGAGTGATGTGGTATGGTTACCCGGCTGAAACTCCACAAATGAAACGCCGACCAGCATCGGAATTCGTGACGCAACTTCCGTAA
- the rlmB gene encoding 23S rRNA (guanosine(2251)-2'-O)-methyltransferase RlmB: protein MATLKLTNPHSVLAALKHRPQDVMEVHASTTKSSEAWKEAAETARSMRISVQEPISQGNRRRRQRDESGRIGTTYGVVREKSSVTLDDLFSDASPRGLWLAFDQLQDPHNVGAVFRTAAFFGVKGVIMTQDRSAPLTGTVYDTAAGGVETVPIVMQTNLSRALEVAKKKDLWVLGTSEHAEMKLAEVDRDRRWLLVIGNEEKGLRRLTQENCDQVCQIPPLGEVTSLNVSVAAGIMMATLTG, encoded by the coding sequence ATGGCAACCCTGAAACTCACAAACCCACACAGCGTACTCGCGGCCTTAAAACATCGTCCGCAAGATGTGATGGAAGTTCATGCCAGTACAACGAAGAGTAGCGAAGCGTGGAAGGAGGCTGCAGAGACAGCAAGAAGCATGCGAATTTCGGTTCAGGAACCGATCTCTCAAGGAAATCGCCGTCGGCGCCAAAGAGACGAGAGCGGCCGAATCGGGACAACGTACGGTGTCGTTCGCGAGAAATCGAGCGTGACATTGGACGACCTGTTCAGCGATGCATCACCACGAGGTTTGTGGCTTGCGTTCGACCAGCTTCAAGACCCGCACAATGTCGGAGCCGTCTTTAGAACGGCTGCGTTCTTCGGAGTCAAAGGAGTCATCATGACGCAAGATCGATCAGCTCCATTGACTGGAACAGTTTACGACACAGCAGCTGGCGGAGTTGAAACAGTTCCGATCGTGATGCAAACAAATCTGTCTCGCGCGCTGGAAGTCGCAAAGAAGAAAGACCTCTGGGTCCTGGGTACTTCCGAGCATGCGGAAATGAAACTTGCGGAAGTCGATCGAGACCGGCGATGGCTACTTGTGATCGGCAACGAGGAAAAAGGTTTACGCCGACTGACGCAAGAAAACTGTGATCAAGTTTGCCAAATTCCGCCACTTGGAGAAGTGACTTCTCTGAACGTCTCCGTTGCAGCGGGCATCATGATGGCAACACTGACAGGTTGA
- the rsfS gene encoding ribosome silencing factor, which produces MTNATQTRVSKTDGQVTAIRSEAVVQRALENACRIANVCDEYRGLDTVVLDLTQVTPLFDYFVVTTGKSRRQLHAIADHSDDAMRDVGSQRRSTSGYETEWVCQDYGDVVLHVFSPDARNLYDLENLWADAPRVDWQAAVNNA; this is translated from the coding sequence TTGACAAATGCCACCCAAACCCGTGTCAGCAAAACAGACGGCCAAGTCACAGCGATCCGTTCGGAAGCTGTGGTTCAAAGAGCGCTCGAAAACGCCTGTCGAATTGCGAATGTCTGCGATGAATATCGAGGTTTGGACACAGTCGTGCTCGACCTCACGCAGGTGACTCCATTGTTTGACTACTTCGTGGTTACAACTGGAAAAAGTCGCCGGCAGCTTCACGCAATCGCTGACCATTCCGACGATGCGATGAGAGATGTCGGTTCGCAACGGCGCAGTACGTCCGGCTATGAAACCGAATGGGTTTGCCAGGATTACGGTGATGTTGTCCTGCACGTCTTCTCGCCCGATGCGAGAAACCTATACGACCTGGAAAATCTCTGGGCTGATGCCCCTCGTGTCGACTGGCAGGCAGCTGTCAACAACGCGTAG
- a CDS encoding sodium-translocating pyrophosphatase: MFINEDRASGSTLWRRLQVGLVSFATIFAASPLLAADSNDVPTEGVIVSWLIALGGAIAALSFAYRFFKWMVEQDEGDEAMARIAGFVREGADAYLSRQYRVVAIFFVVTSALLLLLAYAFKAQSTIVPIAFLSGGFFSALAGWCGMKTATLASSRTAQACKTSLNDGLQVAFRSGAVMGLTVVGLGLIDICMWFAVLYWVFPLLGTTLTIQEITVTMLCFGMGASSQALFARVGGGIFTKAADVGADLVGKVEAGIPEDDPRNPATIADNVGDNVGDVAGMGADLYESYSGSILASAAIGVAAYQGHLKMQMMMMLLPMVLAGLGIGLSIMGIYLVRTDENADQKKLLKALGTGINGSSLGVAAVSAIMVYLMLVRPSDSVSEQLAADGLRHGTEMFGVLIAILSGLVSGWVIGWWTEHATSDVYAPTKRIADQSVTGPATVIIAGVAEGFYSVWVPIVVVGAAILVAFGACTGFHYADADLFAMGLYGVAIAAVGMLSTLGITLATDAYGPIADNAGGNAQMSDQDPQVRQRTDALDSLGNTTAATGKGFAIGSAALTALALLAAYMEEVRVGFDRWVEPIVVAQTEDEDKTNAFVVDSGVLAVRLPDTNKNSAFLVYEPVSKNQAIKTESLIGDEAKIGETVQIDIDELVDDGMIVNTATARMPDFVRFYNVTIMNPKVLVGMFMGVMLAFVFCAMTMKAVGRSAQSMVKEVRRQFHEIAGIMEGTGEPDYASCVDISTRAAQREMIVPALLGLIVPVLVGMVLGVGGVMGMLAGGLTSGFAVAVMMSNAGGAWDNAKKYIEAGAHGGKGTDAHKAAVVGDTVGDPFKDTSGPSLNILIKLMSIVSIVFAGLIVQFSLHL; the protein is encoded by the coding sequence ATGTTCATCAATGAAGACAGAGCTTCGGGATCGACACTCTGGAGGCGTCTGCAAGTCGGGCTTGTGAGTTTCGCCACCATCTTTGCTGCGTCGCCCCTTCTGGCGGCGGATTCGAATGACGTCCCAACTGAGGGAGTCATCGTCAGCTGGCTCATCGCTCTTGGGGGAGCAATCGCTGCTCTTTCCTTTGCGTATCGATTCTTTAAGTGGATGGTCGAGCAGGACGAAGGTGATGAGGCGATGGCCAGAATCGCCGGCTTCGTCCGTGAAGGAGCGGATGCTTATTTGTCGCGGCAATATCGTGTTGTTGCAATTTTCTTCGTGGTGACATCCGCGCTCTTGTTGCTGCTTGCTTATGCATTTAAAGCACAGTCAACCATTGTTCCCATCGCATTTTTATCGGGCGGTTTCTTTTCAGCTCTCGCTGGCTGGTGCGGGATGAAGACCGCCACGCTGGCAAGCTCACGTACAGCGCAAGCTTGTAAAACCAGCCTGAACGATGGTTTGCAGGTTGCGTTTCGTAGTGGAGCGGTGATGGGGCTGACGGTCGTCGGTCTGGGGTTGATCGATATCTGTATGTGGTTTGCTGTGCTGTATTGGGTCTTCCCTTTGCTCGGGACTACACTGACAATCCAGGAAATTACAGTAACGATGTTGTGCTTCGGAATGGGAGCCAGCAGCCAGGCATTGTTCGCTCGCGTTGGTGGAGGGATCTTTACGAAGGCCGCAGACGTCGGAGCAGATCTCGTCGGGAAGGTTGAAGCCGGGATTCCCGAAGACGACCCAAGAAACCCTGCGACCATTGCAGACAACGTCGGAGATAATGTTGGAGATGTCGCCGGAATGGGGGCAGACCTGTACGAGTCATACTCCGGTTCAATTTTAGCATCGGCAGCCATCGGTGTGGCGGCGTATCAGGGGCATCTCAAGATGCAAATGATGATGATGCTTTTGCCGATGGTCCTGGCTGGTTTAGGGATCGGCCTTTCGATTATGGGGATCTATCTCGTTCGTACCGATGAGAACGCTGATCAGAAGAAACTACTGAAAGCATTGGGAACCGGCATCAATGGCAGCAGCCTCGGAGTTGCTGCGGTTTCGGCCATTATGGTTTATCTGATGCTCGTTCGGCCTTCGGATTCTGTCTCTGAACAACTCGCTGCAGATGGACTGCGACACGGAACAGAAATGTTCGGAGTGCTCATCGCGATTCTCTCCGGTCTGGTCTCTGGTTGGGTGATCGGCTGGTGGACGGAACACGCCACAAGTGATGTTTATGCACCGACGAAAAGAATTGCCGACCAGTCGGTCACTGGTCCGGCAACAGTCATTATCGCGGGTGTCGCTGAAGGGTTTTACAGCGTTTGGGTTCCTATTGTGGTTGTCGGCGCAGCGATTCTGGTTGCCTTTGGTGCCTGCACCGGATTTCATTATGCAGATGCGGATCTGTTTGCGATGGGACTCTACGGAGTTGCGATTGCAGCAGTCGGGATGCTCAGTACGCTTGGAATCACACTAGCTACAGATGCGTATGGTCCCATTGCCGACAACGCAGGGGGCAACGCTCAAATGAGTGATCAGGACCCTCAGGTCCGCCAGAGAACTGATGCTCTCGACAGTTTAGGGAACACGACCGCCGCCACTGGAAAAGGGTTTGCGATTGGCTCAGCTGCACTGACGGCTCTCGCATTGTTAGCGGCTTACATGGAAGAGGTCCGAGTTGGTTTTGATCGCTGGGTGGAACCGATTGTTGTCGCTCAGACTGAGGACGAAGACAAGACGAATGCATTCGTCGTCGATTCAGGAGTCCTTGCAGTTCGCTTACCTGACACAAACAAGAACTCCGCTTTTCTTGTCTATGAACCAGTTTCGAAGAATCAGGCGATAAAAACAGAATCGCTCATTGGTGACGAAGCCAAAATCGGCGAGACAGTCCAGATCGACATTGATGAACTGGTCGATGATGGCATGATCGTCAACACGGCAACCGCCCGGATGCCTGACTTTGTTCGTTTTTATAACGTCACCATCATGAACCCGAAGGTGCTTGTCGGGATGTTCATGGGGGTGATGCTGGCGTTCGTCTTCTGTGCAATGACAATGAAAGCGGTTGGTCGCTCGGCGCAGTCTATGGTGAAAGAGGTCCGCAGGCAGTTCCATGAAATTGCAGGGATCATGGAAGGGACTGGCGAGCCCGACTACGCATCGTGTGTTGATATTAGTACTCGTGCTGCTCAGCGAGAAATGATTGTCCCGGCACTATTGGGGCTCATTGTGCCTGTTTTGGTCGGGATGGTGCTTGGTGTTGGCGGAGTCATGGGAATGCTCGCTGGCGGGTTGACCTCAGGCTTTGCTGTTGCAGTCATGATGTCCAATGCAGGTGGTGCCTGGGACAATGCAAAGAAGTATATCGAAGCTGGTGCTCATGGCGGGAAAGGGACCGACGCTCACAAAGCTGCAGTCGTCGGCGATACCGTTGGGGACCCGTTCAAGGATACCTCTGGTCCAAGCCTGAACATTCTCATCAAGTTGATGAGCATCGTCAGCATTGTCTTCGCTGGACTGATCGTGCAATTTTCTCTGCATCTGTGA
- a CDS encoding carbohydrate kinase family protein: MTTSQNSPIVVGLGEILWDVFPDEKRPGGAPANVAFQVQQLGGQGVIVSRIGTDPSGDELLAFLESKGLQTSAIQRDPTAPTGRVTVSFNEQNQPEYVIHEGVAWDNLEFHDELSQLMQKAKAVCFGTLAQRCEKSRTSIQQAVRATSPDCLRVYDVNIRQDYYEIAWIEASLKLANIIKLNDEEVELLAPLLGVPSDFQAFSKELIQKFDLNLVCITRGANGCLLSSQDETVDVAGEQIQVADTVGAGDAFTAGLIVSQLQGKTLKVSGQFANKVGGIVASHHGAMPELKDVFANL; encoded by the coding sequence ATGACTACTTCTCAAAATTCACCGATTGTGGTTGGGCTAGGTGAAATTCTCTGGGATGTTTTCCCCGATGAAAAGCGCCCCGGTGGAGCGCCTGCAAATGTTGCATTCCAGGTACAACAACTTGGCGGCCAAGGCGTGATCGTCAGCCGCATCGGGACAGATCCATCAGGGGATGAGCTTCTCGCGTTTCTTGAATCGAAAGGGTTGCAAACCTCCGCTATTCAGCGAGATCCGACAGCCCCGACTGGTCGCGTGACAGTTTCGTTCAATGAACAGAATCAACCAGAGTATGTGATTCACGAAGGTGTTGCCTGGGACAACCTTGAATTTCACGACGAACTCTCGCAACTCATGCAGAAAGCGAAAGCTGTTTGCTTCGGGACACTCGCGCAACGTTGCGAGAAATCAAGGACATCAATTCAACAAGCTGTGCGGGCCACATCACCCGACTGCCTGCGAGTGTACGACGTCAACATTCGCCAAGACTACTATGAGATTGCCTGGATTGAAGCCTCTTTAAAATTGGCGAACATCATCAAGCTGAACGACGAAGAAGTCGAATTGCTGGCACCTTTACTGGGGGTCCCGTCGGATTTCCAAGCATTCTCCAAAGAACTCATCCAGAAATTCGATCTCAATCTGGTTTGCATCACGCGTGGAGCCAATGGCTGCTTGTTGAGCAGTCAAGACGAGACTGTTGATGTCGCTGGCGAACAGATTCAAGTCGCTGACACCGTCGGAGCGGGAGACGCCTTCACGGCGGGGTTGATCGTTTCTCAGCTGCAAGGCAAAACACTGAAAGTTTCCGGTCAATTCGCCAACAAGGTCGGCGGCATCGTGGCCTCACATCACGGAGCGATGCCTGAACTCAAGGATGTTTTCGCGAATCTGTAA
- the recJ gene encoding single-stranded-DNA-specific exonuclease RecJ, translated as MPKQWRFAPHDQGAIKRLTKEMSCSPLLAQVLAARGIESKEQALKLYTTQMKDLHDPGLLPGVEEASDRMIAAMKSQRRITIYGDYDVDGVTATSILWHCLKLAGAKVDYYIPCRLEEGYGLNLEAIRTLHEEDPDRLVITVDCGICSLKEAALAKELGLELIITDHHTMLDELPDAATNVHPRLPGSEYPFKELCGAGVAFKLAWAVCQKLGDGTKASPRMREYLKSAVGLAAIGTVADVVPLIGENRIIVQYGLSTLLDKSMTGLSMLLKVANLDEQKELSAEDIGFGIGPRINAAGRLGQARLAVELLTTENRQRAAQLADYMDQLNKDRQKVERKIYKQAKEQIEENPEWLESGALVLASEDWHPGVIGIVASRIAEKYERPTIMIAMNAESGIGQGSGRSFHGYDLHSGLSACSELLEAFGGHKAAAGLRVKSEQLDDFRQTLGQIALEDNSSDSAQPELDVDAEVTLHDLTHRAVKELDWLGPYGAAHRRPIFSASNIELVEPPKKMGGGERHLSLRVRDGSKVLRAVAFGKGEWADEMQEAITGPFSICFTTNMNRFRGYETVELKLVDWQPSVQHSKIRST; from the coding sequence ATGCCAAAACAATGGAGGTTTGCACCACACGATCAGGGAGCGATCAAGCGATTGACCAAAGAGATGTCCTGTTCGCCACTGCTTGCTCAAGTCTTGGCTGCGCGTGGAATTGAGTCGAAAGAACAAGCACTCAAGCTGTATACCACCCAAATGAAAGACTTGCACGATCCGGGATTATTACCCGGAGTGGAAGAGGCATCGGACCGCATGATCGCTGCGATGAAATCTCAGCGACGGATCACGATTTATGGGGACTACGACGTCGATGGCGTGACCGCAACGAGTATCCTGTGGCACTGCTTGAAACTCGCCGGGGCCAAGGTCGACTATTACATCCCCTGCCGACTCGAAGAAGGGTATGGCCTGAATCTGGAAGCGATTCGGACCCTCCACGAAGAAGACCCCGATCGACTCGTGATCACAGTTGACTGTGGAATCTGCAGCCTGAAAGAAGCAGCACTCGCAAAAGAGCTCGGCCTGGAATTGATCATCACCGATCACCACACCATGCTGGACGAATTGCCAGACGCAGCGACGAACGTCCATCCACGATTGCCGGGCAGTGAATATCCATTCAAGGAGCTTTGCGGGGCTGGCGTCGCCTTCAAGCTGGCGTGGGCTGTTTGCCAAAAACTGGGTGACGGAACAAAAGCTTCTCCGCGAATGCGTGAGTACCTGAAATCCGCCGTCGGACTGGCAGCCATCGGGACAGTTGCCGATGTCGTCCCGCTCATCGGCGAAAATCGAATCATTGTGCAATACGGCCTGTCAACACTGCTCGACAAATCCATGACCGGCCTGTCGATGCTTCTGAAAGTCGCCAATCTCGATGAACAAAAAGAGCTGAGTGCCGAAGATATCGGATTCGGAATCGGCCCGCGTATCAACGCAGCTGGCCGTCTGGGACAAGCTCGGCTCGCAGTCGAATTGCTCACCACTGAGAATCGTCAACGCGCTGCACAACTGGCCGACTATATGGATCAGCTCAACAAAGATCGACAAAAAGTTGAGCGAAAGATTTACAAACAGGCCAAAGAACAGATCGAAGAAAACCCCGAATGGCTCGAATCAGGTGCACTCGTCTTAGCGAGTGAAGACTGGCACCCCGGAGTCATCGGTATCGTTGCCAGCCGGATTGCCGAAAAGTACGAACGTCCGACAATCATGATTGCAATGAACGCAGAGTCAGGAATCGGACAAGGGTCAGGACGCTCCTTCCATGGATACGACTTGCACTCCGGCTTGTCCGCTTGCAGCGAACTCCTCGAGGCCTTTGGAGGTCACAAAGCAGCAGCTGGCTTACGGGTCAAGTCCGAGCAACTCGATGACTTTCGCCAAACACTCGGTCAAATCGCCTTGGAAGATAACTCGTCCGATTCAGCCCAACCTGAACTAGACGTTGATGCCGAAGTGACACTCCACGACTTAACGCATCGTGCAGTCAAAGAGCTCGACTGGCTCGGACCATACGGAGCGGCACATCGTCGACCAATCTTTTCAGCAAGCAACATCGAATTAGTTGAGCCTCCGAAAAAAATGGGGGGAGGCGAACGCCACCTCTCACTGAGAGTCCGAGACGGCAGCAAGGTTCTCCGTGCCGTTGCTTTCGGAAAAGGAGAATGGGCGGATGAAATGCAAGAGGCCATCACAGGCCCCTTCTCAATTTGCTTCACCACTAACATGAACCGCTTCCGAGGTTATGAAACGGTCGAACTCAAACTGGTCGACTGGCAACCCTCGGTCCAACATTCAAAAATTCGCTCGACATAA
- a CDS encoding mannonate dehydratase, with protein MKLASVLTPPSPENMQLAVQCGVEGIVTRYPGPTLNDLVTVKQRIEDHGLQLFAIEGYLPIEKIKLGIDEDGSEMRAMKELIRNLGTVGVPLLCYNFMAGTDWVRTELSAPERGGAKVTGFNLQQAEQAVSLNATESELSQEEISAEKLWANLEAFLKEVIPVAEEAQVTLVMHPDDPPLPVFHRKARIMNSIEAFEKLVALVPSPRNAICFCQGTFAAMGVDTPSTIRRLGRHIQYVHFRDAQGSPEAFVETFHDNGPTDMAAALRAYQEIGFNGPIRPDHVPQLYGEDDGEPGYTMLGRLFAYGYIRGLIDGTKDRRTPEVSS; from the coding sequence ATGAAACTTGCGAGCGTTCTCACTCCGCCCAGTCCGGAAAACATGCAACTCGCCGTCCAATGTGGGGTCGAAGGGATTGTGACGCGGTACCCTGGACCAACGTTGAACGACCTCGTCACCGTAAAGCAGCGCATCGAGGACCATGGCCTGCAACTCTTCGCGATCGAAGGCTATCTGCCGATTGAAAAGATCAAGTTGGGTATCGACGAAGATGGGAGTGAGATGCGAGCAATGAAAGAGTTGATTCGCAATCTCGGCACAGTCGGCGTTCCGCTTCTCTGCTACAACTTTATGGCGGGAACAGATTGGGTCCGAACGGAACTGTCCGCTCCTGAACGTGGAGGAGCAAAGGTCACCGGGTTTAATCTTCAACAGGCAGAGCAAGCAGTTTCTCTCAATGCCACCGAAAGTGAACTCTCCCAAGAGGAAATTTCCGCAGAGAAACTTTGGGCGAATCTGGAAGCCTTTCTCAAAGAGGTAATTCCCGTCGCAGAAGAGGCTCAAGTCACTTTGGTGATGCACCCGGATGATCCTCCGCTGCCGGTGTTCCATCGCAAAGCGCGCATCATGAATTCCATCGAGGCGTTTGAGAAACTGGTCGCTCTCGTTCCAAGCCCGAGAAATGCCATCTGTTTTTGTCAGGGAACATTCGCTGCGATGGGTGTTGACACCCCCTCCACAATTCGCCGACTCGGCCGCCATATTCAATACGTTCACTTCCGTGACGCCCAAGGATCTCCTGAAGCATTCGTCGAAACATTCCACGACAACGGCCCAACAGACATGGCTGCCGCACTTCGTGCTTACCAGGAAATTGGATTCAATGGGCCGATCCGTCCCGATCACGTCCCGCAACTTTATGGAGAAGACGATGGAGAACCGGGCTATACGATGCTTGGCCGCTTGTTTGCATACGGTTACATTCGTGGGCTGATCGACGGAACAAAAGATCGCCGGACACCAGAAGTCTCCAGCTAA